A portion of the Kribbella jejuensis genome contains these proteins:
- a CDS encoding LacI family DNA-binding transcriptional regulator: protein MRPPAVRMVDVAALAGVSAGTASKALNNTGQLSQETRDRVLQAAAKLGFTPDSRGRALSSGRTYTVALLTTDSTGRFSIPIMRGVEDVLSAGELATVLCDTRDDPLREQTYLRSMVARGVDGIVVTGRRTEPRPPIDVPLPVVYAMAPSSNPRDASVIVDDAGGAAAAINHLLSLGRTRIAHITGPATHRSAVGRAEAVAATAGEALCGEPLYGEWTERWGRQATDVVLRQNPDAISCGSDQIARGVCDRLRELGRSVPEDVAVTGYDNWPVMALASRPPLTTVDPRLEDLGRRAATLLLKAIAGRPHHGVLELPAQLITRESTLGS from the coding sequence ATGCGGCCACCGGCAGTGCGGATGGTGGATGTCGCCGCGCTCGCGGGCGTCTCCGCCGGCACCGCGTCCAAGGCGCTGAACAACACCGGCCAGCTCAGCCAGGAGACCCGCGACCGGGTGCTGCAGGCCGCCGCGAAGCTGGGTTTCACGCCCGATTCCCGTGGCCGCGCGCTCTCCTCCGGCCGCACGTACACGGTCGCGCTGCTGACCACCGACAGCACCGGCCGGTTCAGCATCCCGATCATGCGCGGCGTCGAGGACGTCCTGAGCGCCGGCGAGCTGGCCACCGTGCTCTGCGACACCCGCGACGACCCGCTGCGCGAGCAGACGTACCTGCGCTCGATGGTTGCCCGCGGCGTCGACGGAATCGTCGTCACCGGCCGGCGGACCGAGCCGCGGCCGCCGATCGACGTACCGCTGCCGGTCGTCTACGCGATGGCCCCCTCGAGCAACCCGCGGGACGCGTCGGTGATCGTCGACGACGCCGGCGGAGCCGCCGCCGCGATCAACCACCTGCTCAGCCTCGGTCGCACCCGGATCGCCCACATCACCGGCCCGGCCACCCATCGGTCCGCCGTCGGGCGGGCCGAGGCGGTCGCCGCGACCGCCGGCGAGGCCCTCTGCGGCGAGCCCTTGTACGGCGAATGGACCGAGCGCTGGGGCCGCCAGGCGACCGACGTCGTACTGCGGCAGAACCCGGACGCGATCAGCTGCGGCAGCGACCAGATCGCGCGCGGCGTCTGCGACCGCCTCCGTGAACTCGGCCGCAGCGTCCCCGAGGACGTTGCCGTGACCGGCTACGACAACTGGCCGGTGATGGCGCTGGCGAGCCGTCCGCCGCTCACCACGGTCGACCCACGGCTCGAGGACCTCGGCCGCCGCGCTGCCACCCTGCTGCTGAAGGCGATCGCGGGCAGGCCGCATCACGGCGTCCTCGAACTCCCGGCCCAGCTGATCACCCGGGAGTCGACGCTAGGGTCCTGA